In a single window of the Eriocheir sinensis breed Jianghai 21 chromosome 61, ASM2467909v1, whole genome shotgun sequence genome:
- the LOC126986034 gene encoding neuronal PAS domain-containing protein 2-like (The sequence of the model RefSeq protein was modified relative to this genomic sequence to represent the inferred CDS: added 90 bases not found in genome assembly), producing the protein MDKSTVLKATIAFLKNQKEISVRSQSQDIREDWKPSFLSNEEFTHLMLEALDGFIMTVSCSGQVLYTSESITPLIGHLPSDISGRPLYDLMLEEERSEMKQFLSNPALAPNPNNWPEETKEQYTLTVHLKRSTRGNTQENLYERIHLTGYFERYTCPSEDGVLDFSCSEAEDSVSLSSCGRGLAGGGGGGGGGGVGSVGGGGGGGGGGASRGGGGGGGGSGGGDSNGGGGGGGNNGGGAGMFQSSLVHSQLSQESTKLVFVAIARMERPQLEREMTIIEPSKTEFTSRHSLEWKFLFLDHRAPTIIGYMPFEVLGTSGYDYYHVEDLEKVAACHEQLMKTGKGTSCYYRFLTKGQQWIWLQTQYYITYHQWNSKPEFIVCTNTVVSYSNVKEELLKESGVEEKCKVEVEAGGPEGELSLASSAGGGAAAGPSGLAMPALAAGAAAGLVDLPPPSTPLAPPAPPTPQHLVEEKPVVGGPQDPLQYLQQQQQQQASEQQQTQQQQQQQQQQLQQQQEQQQQEQQKQQQLQEQQQQQQQQQQQQQQQQQQQQQLQQQLQQQQQEQQQQQQQQQQQQQQQQQQQQQQQQQQQQQQQQQQQQQHCVGVPSQASQQQQQQHLLPPPSSLLPSPKSPQQASRQQKQQQQQIVGQGSQLVPSGVSPSSQHSPYPQMSQHLSSRGEPPPWPSKGRSESSQYRGGAGSTMGEGGSSRKRSRLQQHHQQQQQQQQQHMLQQQHEQQQQQQSQQQQLSMEDLAPPSSPCSDGSAASHISHPQQDGTGAYISAKSVPRERYYRKIELPPEMTQSLSSSRLSGSYEEEKKEDQFLQMMVTSPVGSASSHNSGGYGSVEQQQQQQQQQQQYLGASGGGGSSGGGGGGGGGGGLNSQQGVAAPAGSAATQVVQVAAVPFSPVFPVNPVVTNFSIQLPATSTTEGLRQSLILSPDQRQLQEQLRRKHAELQQQILRQQEELRQVNDQLIMAQYGSLSLQQVYKGGVQYPATSSVSSAGYQSATGGASGVSSGSSGAGMAMGGAVGSLPVTAGLPGGAGTVTLTTGMLGVGSPLVQPVAMTSTSAPATTLTVSTFSPAQVNLPSGNAQGMALPYQLSHHQAQMVFAQPNTTTNPTQHHHNPQPHLPKK; encoded by the exons AGCGACATCTCCGGGCGTCCTCTCTATGAcctgatgctggaggaggagcgTAGCGAGATGAAGCAGTTCCTCTCCAACCCCGCCCTGGCGCCGAACCCCAACAACTGGCCGGAGGAGACGAAAG AACAGTACACCCTCACCGTCCACCTGAAGCGCTCAACAAGAGGGAACACTCAAGAAAACTTATACGAGAGGATACACCTGACTGGCTACTTCGAGCGATACACCTGTCCAAGCGAAg ATGGTGTGCTGGACTTCAGTTGCAGCGAGGCGGAGGATTCAGTGTCCCTCAGCAGCTGTGGGAGGGGACTtgctggtggaggaggtggtggaggaggtggtggagttggcagtgttggtggtggcggtggtggtggaggaggtggtgccagtcgcggcggtggtggtggtggtggtggtagcggaggTGGTGATAGcaacggaggtggaggtggaggtggaaacaATGGTGGTGGAGCGGGGATGTTCCAGAGCTCTCTCGTCCACTCACAGCTCTCTCAGGAATCCACCAa GCTGGTGTTTGTGGCCATCGCGCGTATGGAGCGGCCACAGCTGGAGCGCGAGATGACCATCATTGAACCCAGCAAGACAGAGTTCACCTCCCGACACAGCCTGGAGTGGAAGTTTCTGTTTCTTGACCACCG gGCCCCCACCATCATCGGGTATATGCCATTCGAGGTGCTGGGAACCTCAGGGTACGACTACTACCATGTGGAGGACTTGGAGAAGGTGGCGGCGTGTCATGAGCAGC TGATGAAGACCGGCAAAGGCACCTCCTGCTACTACCGTTTCCTGACGAAGGGGCAGCAGTGGATCTGGCTACAGACCCAATACTACATCACCTACCACCAGTGGAACTCAAAGCCGGAGTTCATCGTCTGCACCAACACTGTCGTCAG CTACAGCAATGTGAAGGAGGAGCTGCTGAAGGAGTCTGGGGTGGAGGAGAAGtgcaaggtggaggtggaggcaggtggACCGGAGGGGGAGCTGAGCCTGGCCTCCAGCGCTGGGGGCGGGGCCGCCGCGGGGCCCTCAGGTCTGGCCATGCCGGCACtagcggcgggggcggcggcggggctggTGGATCTgcccccaccctccacccccctGGCCCCACCTGCCCCGCCTACCCCACAGCACCTGGTGGAGGAGAAGCCAGTGGTGGGGGGGCCCCAGGACCCCCTCCAGTacctccagcagcagcagcagcagcaggcctcGGAGCagcaacaaacacaacaacaacaacaacagcaacaacaacaactgcagcagcaacaagaacagcaacaacaagaacaacaaaagcaGCAACAGCTGCaagagcagcaacaacaacaacaacaacaacaacaacaacagcaacaacaacaacaacaacaacagcagttacaacaacaacttcaacagcagcaacaggagcagcagcaacaacaacaacagcagcagcaacaacaacaacaacaacagcagcagcagcagcagcagcaacagcagcagcaacaacaacaacaacagcagcagcagcagcagcactgtgTGGGCGTTCCCTCCCAGgcctcccagcagcagcagcagcagcacctccTGCCGCCCCcgtcctccctcctgccctcccccaAGTCACCGCAGCAGGCCTCCAgacaacagaagcagcagcagcagcagatagTGGGGCAGGGCAGCCAGCTGGTTCCCTCAGGGGTGTCTCCCAGCAGCCAGCACTCCCCCTACCCCCAGATGAGCCAGCACCTGTCCTCCAGGGGGGAGCCGCCGCCTTGGCCCTCCAAGGGGCGCTCAG AGTCTAGTCAGTACCGTGGGGGAGCGGGGTCCACCATGGGGGAGGGCGGCAGCAGCAGAAAGCGGTCGAGATTGCAacaacaccaccagcaacaacaacaacaacaacaacagcatatgCTTCAACAACAGCacgaacaacagcagcagcaacagtcccagcagcagcagctctCGATGGAGGATCTggcgcccccttcctccccctgctcCGATGGGTCAGCCGCGTCACACATCTCACACCCACAGCAG GACGGAACGGGGGCCTACATCTCCGCCAAGTCCGTGCCGAGGGAGAGATATTACCGCAAGATAGAGCTTCCGCCGGAGATGACGCAGTCCCTCTCGTCCTCCCGGCTCTCAGGGTcgtacgaggaggagaagaaggaggaccaGTTCTTGCAGATGATGGTGACCTCCCCTGTTGGTAGTGCCAGCTCCCACAACtctg GAGGCTACGGGAGTGtcgagcaacaacaacaacaacaacaacagcagcagcagtacctCGGGGCGTCAGGCGGGGGCGGGAGCAGTGGCGGAGGTgggggcggtggcggtggtggcggcctcAACAGTCAGCAGGGCGTGGCGGCTCCGGCGGGCAGTGCGGCGACCCAGGTGGTGCAGGTGGCGGCTGTCCCGTTCTCCCCGGTCTTCCCCGTCAACCCGGTGGTCACGAACTTCTCCATCCAACTCCCGGCAACTTCAACGACAGAG GGGCTCCGACAGTCCCTCATACTCAGCCCCGACCAGCGGCAACTTCAGGAGCAGCTGCGACGGAAGCACGCAGAGCTCCAGCAGCAGATCCTCAGACAACAGGAGGAGCTTCGGCAGGTGAACGACCAGCTCATCATGGCCCAGTACGGCAGCCTCAGCCTCCAGCAGGTCTACAAG GGCGGTGTGCAGTACCCCGCCACCAGCAGTGTGTCCAGCGCCGGGTACCAGAGTGCAACGGGCGGGGCCTCCGGGGTATCATCGGGCAGCAgcggggcggggatggcgatGGGGGGCGCCGTGGGAAGCCTGCCAGTCACCGCGGGGCTGCCGGGTGGGGCGGGGACGGTCACGCTCACCACGGGGATGTTGGGGGTTGGCTCGCCCCTGGTGCAGCCCGTGGCCATGACCTCTACTTCCGCCCCAGCCACCACCCTCACCGTGTCCACCTTCAGCCctgcgcag gTGAACCTCCCCAGTGGCAATGCGCAGGGGATGGCTCTGCCCTACCAGCTCTCGCACCACCAGGCTCAGATGGTCTTTGCtcaacccaacaccaccaccaacccaacacagcaccaccacaaccctcaACCACACCTCCCTAAAAAGTAG